A single window of Melospiza georgiana isolate bMelGeo1 chromosome 19, bMelGeo1.pri, whole genome shotgun sequence DNA harbors:
- the IFT22 gene encoding intraflagellar transport protein 22 homolog, giving the protein MLRAKVLLVGPRESGKSVLANFVSESTEGICSYSPTQGVRILEYEKPNLNGNSKGAACRFELWDCSGDQKFETCWPALMKDSHGVIIIFNPELPSHLKEIEMWYSCFVQQQPLLDSQCLLVAHHKPGSAGDTENLSLAYPLNKLKLIHSNLEEDPEDVRMEFIKYFRSIINIINESREREEMSIIS; this is encoded by the exons ATGCTGAGGGccaaggtgctgctggtggggccCCGTGAG TCTGGCAAGTCTGTGCTGGCAAACTTCGTGTCCGAGAGCACGGAAGGGATCTGCAGCTACAGCCCCACGCAGGGGGTCAG GATCCTGGAGTATGAGAAACCCAACCTCAACGGCAACAGCAAGGGAGCTGCGTGTCGCTTCGAGCTGTGGGATTGCAGTGGTGATCAGAA GTTTGAAACATGCTGGCCGGCTCTGATGAAGGACTCTCATGGTGTAATAATAATCTTCAACCCTGAGCTGCCCAGCCACCTGAAAGAAATTGAGATGTGGTACTCGTGCTTcgtgcagcagcagcctctccttGACAGTCAGTGTCTCCTGGTGGCACATCACAagcctggcagtgcaggggacACAGAAAACCTGTCCTTGG ctTATCCACTGAACAAGCTAAAATTGATACATTCCAACTTAGAGGAAGATCCTGAAGATGTTCGGATGGAGTTTATCAAGTACTTCAGAAGCATTATCAACATAATAAAtgagagcagagagagggaagaaatgTCTATTATCTCATAA